The Pantoea nemavictus genome includes a region encoding these proteins:
- the lgt gene encoding prolipoprotein diacylglyceryl transferase, which produces MTDGYISFPQFDPVIFSIGPVSLHWYGLMYLVGFIFAMWLATRRANKPGSGWKKEEVENLLYAGFLGVFLGGRIGYVLFYNLPLFLENPLYLFKVWDGGMSFHGGLIGVIVVMLIFARRTKRTFFQVADFIAPLIPFGLGAGRLGNFINGELWGRVAPDFKYAMLFPGSRSEDIALAANNPQYQDLLNTYGVLPRHASQLYELCLEGIVLFIILNLFIRKPRPMGSVSGLFLIGYGAFRIIVEFFRQPDAQLGLFEGGVSMGQILSIPMILAGVIMMIWAYRRRPQQQTREVK; this is translated from the coding sequence ATGACTGACGGCTACATTTCGTTTCCCCAATTCGATCCGGTAATTTTCTCTATCGGACCGGTTTCGCTTCACTGGTACGGCTTGATGTACCTGGTGGGCTTTATCTTTGCCATGTGGCTGGCGACGCGTCGTGCCAACAAACCGGGCAGCGGCTGGAAAAAAGAAGAAGTGGAGAACCTGCTGTACGCGGGCTTCCTCGGCGTCTTCCTCGGCGGCCGCATCGGCTATGTGCTTTTCTATAACTTGCCGCTATTCCTTGAGAATCCGCTGTATCTGTTTAAGGTTTGGGATGGCGGTATGTCGTTCCATGGCGGCTTGATTGGCGTCATCGTGGTGATGTTGATCTTCGCACGCCGTACCAAACGTACCTTCTTCCAGGTGGCTGATTTTATTGCGCCGCTAATCCCGTTTGGTTTGGGTGCTGGTCGTCTTGGCAACTTTATCAACGGTGAACTGTGGGGCCGCGTGGCACCAGACTTCAAATACGCCATGCTGTTCCCGGGCTCACGCAGCGAAGATATCGCGCTGGCGGCGAATAATCCGCAGTACCAGGATTTGCTGAATACCTACGGCGTGCTGCCGCGTCATGCGTCACAGCTGTATGAGCTATGCCTTGAAGGCATCGTGCTGTTCATCATCCTGAACCTGTTTATTCGCAAGCCGCGTCCGATGGGCAGCGTCTCTGGCTTGTTCCTGATTGGCTACGGCGCATTCCGCATCATCGTTGAATTCTTCCGCCAGCCGGATGCGCAGCTTGGCCTGTTCGAAGGCGGCGTCAGCATGGGACAAATTCTGTCGATCCCGATGATTCTGGCCGGGGTGATAATGATGATTTGGGCGTATCGTCGTCGTCCGCAGCAACAAACTCGTGAGGTAAAATGA
- a CDS encoding prepilin peptidase-dependent protein, producing MRITQSGFSLLEMLIAMAIGAVLMISVGRFLPLLLEQNLRLQQRVQLQQELQQIAHTLQKALRRAGYCHGQCTGSALTLVANGSCVLLRWDENSNGRWEGVGHSESDYYGYRLRSGQLEMQRGVDECNSSGWEKLSDPAFLTLDAFKVERQGSRLILQLAGHVGNQSVALENWIEGINL from the coding sequence ATGCGAATAACGCAGAGCGGTTTCAGTCTGCTGGAGATGCTGATTGCCATGGCGATTGGCGCGGTATTGATGATTAGCGTCGGGCGTTTTTTGCCGCTGCTGCTCGAGCAGAATCTGCGCCTGCAACAGCGCGTGCAGTTACAACAGGAACTGCAGCAGATCGCCCATACGCTGCAAAAGGCATTGCGCCGTGCAGGTTATTGTCACGGTCAGTGCACTGGTTCGGCATTGACGCTGGTCGCTAACGGCAGCTGCGTATTGCTGCGCTGGGATGAAAACAGCAATGGTCGCTGGGAGGGCGTGGGCCACAGCGAAAGTGATTATTACGGCTATCGACTGCGCAGTGGGCAGCTTGAAATGCAGCGTGGCGTGGATGAGTGCAACAGCAGCGGCTGGGAGAAACTGTCCGATCCGGCCTTTCTCACGCTTGATGCCTTCAAAGTCGAACGCCAAGGCTCGCGCCTTATCCTGCAGCTGGCCGGACACGTCGGTAACCAAAGTGTGGCGCTGGAAAACTGGATTGAAGGAATCAATCTGTGA
- a CDS encoding DUF2509 family protein, giving the protein MKQRGNSTLGMVLMMLLMGGLTLHATRSQLSQSMVLVADEQQHSKDFWQAQAALAWGSVQNWPLATGWQCQQWAAEQWQSCLLRMEDDNALLSGHGEGQALWLYRWVSMRNTQPQPQEHGWIDYCPLSQPELCQPAAGL; this is encoded by the coding sequence GTGAAGCAACGCGGCAATAGCACGCTGGGCATGGTGCTGATGATGTTACTGATGGGCGGATTGACGCTGCACGCGACGCGCAGCCAGCTGTCGCAAAGCATGGTGTTAGTGGCTGATGAGCAGCAGCACAGTAAGGATTTCTGGCAGGCGCAGGCTGCATTAGCATGGGGTAGCGTACAAAACTGGCCGCTGGCAACCGGCTGGCAATGCCAGCAGTGGGCGGCAGAACAGTGGCAAAGTTGCTTGTTAAGAATGGAGGATGACAATGCGTTGTTATCAGGACATGGAGAAGGGCAGGCGCTGTGGCTTTATCGTTGGGTATCGATGCGCAACACGCAGCCGCAGCCGCAAGAGCATGGCTGGATTGATTACTGTCCCCTGTCGCAGCCGGAGCTGTGTCAGCCAGCAGCAGGGCTTTAG
- the ptrA gene encoding pitrilysin — MRIYARCIGALLLSTLALNAFADTDRGWQPINETIRKSDHDPRSYQAITLSNGMTVLLVSDKDAPKSLAALTLPIGSLDDPNQQLGLAHYLEHMVLMGSKRYPQPDNLAEFLKKHGGSHNASTASYRTAFYLEVENDALQPAVDRLADAIAEPLLDPVNADRERHAVNAELTMARSRDGLRMAQVGAETLNPAHPGSRYSGGNLDTLSDKPDSKLHQALTDFYRSHYSANLMKAVIYSNKPLPEMADIAAKTFGLVANHQTTIPKIDVPVVTDAQKGIIIHYVPAQPRKQLKIEFRIPNNSDRFRSKTDTLISYILGNRSKNTLNDWLQKQGLSDGVSAGADPMTERNSGVFAISVSLTDKGLAQRDEVVAAVFNYLDMLRNKGISKDYFDEVSHVLALDFRYPSITRDMDYIEWLVDTMLRVPVEHTLDAPYLADQFDPAAIKARLDEMTPQNARIWYISPQEPHNKEAYFVNAPYQVDKISDAQFSDWQQRASQLQLSMPTLNPYIPSDFAIMPSAGKTYDHPVALTNGDSMRIYWMPSQIFASEPKAAITLALRNKAAISDARQQVLFGLNDYLSSLALDELNSQASVGGISFSTGEDDGIVFSASGFTQRLPELLKKLVEGYATFKPDQQQLEQAKSWYLDRLEAAEKGKAFEQAIQPMQMLSQLPYTQRETRRKLVKDITLKEVTDYRDALIHHATPEMMVVGNLSADRVTQLGDELKQQLQSDGHGYWHSDYVLVDKAMKANLQKAGSSTDSALAALYVPLGYSEYASMANSTMLSQIVQPWFYNQLRTEEQLGYAVFAYQMPIGRQWGIGFLLQSNSKQPAFLLQRFEAFYPQAEQRLRNMKSEDFAQYQQALINDMKQRPQTLDEEANRFNRDFKRQNFAFDTREKAIEQIQKLTPAGLADFFHQAVLAQQGMAMISQVGGNHDGSTKDDYAPLPGWTTWDEVQKLQQSLPVKSDAQ; from the coding sequence ATGCGGATCTACGCACGCTGTATAGGAGCGCTGCTGCTGAGCACGTTGGCGCTGAATGCCTTTGCCGATACCGATCGCGGCTGGCAACCCATCAATGAAACCATTCGTAAAAGCGATCACGATCCACGCAGTTACCAGGCGATTACCTTAAGCAACGGCATGACCGTACTGCTGGTCTCAGACAAGGACGCGCCGAAATCTCTGGCAGCACTGACGTTGCCGATTGGTTCGCTGGATGATCCCAATCAGCAACTGGGTCTGGCGCACTATCTCGAGCACATGGTGCTGATGGGGTCTAAGCGTTATCCGCAGCCTGATAACCTTGCCGAATTCTTGAAAAAACACGGCGGCAGCCACAACGCCAGCACCGCGTCCTATCGCACGGCGTTCTATCTGGAAGTGGAGAACGATGCGCTGCAGCCCGCGGTAGATCGTCTGGCCGATGCGATTGCTGAGCCGCTGCTCGATCCGGTCAATGCCGATCGTGAGCGCCATGCCGTCAATGCCGAACTCACCATGGCCCGCTCACGCGATGGTTTGCGCATGGCGCAGGTTGGGGCTGAAACCCTTAATCCGGCCCATCCCGGCTCACGCTATTCTGGCGGTAATCTGGATACGTTAAGTGATAAACCAGACAGCAAATTGCATCAGGCGTTGACCGATTTTTACCGCAGCCATTATTCGGCCAACCTGATGAAGGCGGTGATTTACAGTAATAAACCGCTGCCGGAGATGGCCGACATTGCGGCAAAAACTTTTGGTCTTGTCGCTAATCATCAGACCACGATACCGAAGATCGACGTACCGGTGGTGACCGATGCGCAGAAGGGCATTATCATTCACTACGTGCCGGCTCAGCCGCGCAAGCAGTTAAAAATTGAGTTCCGCATTCCTAATAACAGCGATCGGTTCCGCAGTAAAACCGACACGCTGATCAGCTATATCCTCGGCAATCGCAGCAAAAATACCCTCAATGACTGGCTGCAAAAGCAGGGCCTGTCGGACGGCGTCAGTGCCGGTGCCGATCCCATGACCGAGCGTAACAGCGGCGTGTTCGCCATCAGCGTGTCGTTGACCGATAAAGGTCTGGCGCAGCGCGATGAGGTGGTCGCCGCCGTATTTAACTATCTCGATATGCTGCGTAATAAGGGCATCAGCAAAGATTACTTTGATGAAGTTTCTCACGTGCTAGCGCTGGATTTCCGCTATCCGTCGATCACGCGCGATATGGATTACATCGAATGGTTGGTGGATACCATGCTGCGGGTGCCGGTTGAACACACGCTGGATGCGCCCTATCTGGCCGATCAATTCGATCCCGCAGCCATCAAAGCGCGTCTTGATGAAATGACGCCGCAGAATGCGCGCATCTGGTATATCAGCCCGCAGGAGCCGCATAACAAAGAAGCTTACTTTGTGAATGCGCCGTATCAGGTGGATAAAATTAGTGACGCGCAGTTCAGTGACTGGCAACAGCGAGCCAGCCAGCTCCAGCTGTCGATGCCAACCCTGAATCCCTATATTCCGTCTGATTTCGCCATCATGCCTTCCGCAGGTAAAACTTACGATCATCCGGTCGCGCTCACCAATGGCGACAGCATGCGCATCTACTGGATGCCAAGCCAGATTTTCGCCAGTGAACCCAAAGCTGCCATCACCTTAGCGCTGCGCAATAAAGCCGCGATTAGCGATGCCCGTCAGCAGGTGCTGTTTGGTTTGAATGACTATCTCTCCAGTCTGGCACTGGATGAGTTGAACTCGCAGGCATCGGTTGGCGGCATCAGCTTCTCCACTGGCGAAGATGATGGCATCGTGTTTAGCGCCAGCGGCTTTACCCAACGTTTGCCGGAGTTGCTGAAAAAACTGGTGGAAGGCTATGCCACCTTTAAGCCGGATCAACAGCAGTTGGAGCAGGCCAAATCATGGTATCTGGACCGCCTGGAAGCCGCCGAAAAAGGCAAAGCGTTTGAGCAAGCCATTCAACCGATGCAGATGCTGTCGCAGCTGCCTTATACCCAGCGTGAAACGCGCCGCAAACTGGTGAAAGACATCACGCTGAAAGAGGTCACTGATTACCGCGATGCGCTGATTCATCACGCCACGCCAGAGATGATGGTGGTGGGCAATCTCTCAGCGGATCGCGTTACACAGCTGGGTGATGAACTCAAACAGCAGTTGCAGAGCGACGGTCACGGCTACTGGCACAGTGATTATGTGCTGGTAGATAAAGCGATGAAAGCGAACCTGCAGAAAGCGGGCAGCAGCACCGACTCGGCGCTGGCGGCGCTCTATGTGCCGCTGGGGTATAGCGAATATGCCAGTATGGCGAACAGCACCATGCTCAGCCAGATTGTGCAGCCCTGGTTCTACAATCAGCTGCGTACCGAAGAGCAGCTCGGTTATGCCGTGTTTGCCTATCAGATGCCGATTGGTCGCCAATGGGGGATCGGTTTCTTATTGCAAAGCAACAGCAAACAACCTGCCTTCTTACTGCAACGCTTCGAGGCATTTTATCCGCAGGCTGAACAGCGCCTGCGCAACATGAAATCGGAAGATTTCGCGCAGTATCAGCAGGCGCTGATCAATGATATGAAGCAGCGCCCGCAGACGCTGGATGAAGAGGCGAACCGCTTTAACCGTGACTTTAAGCGGCAGAACTTTGCTTTCGATACGCGTGAAAAAGCGATTGAGCAAATTCAAAAGCTGACGCCAGCGGGTCTGGCCGACTTCTTCCATCAGGCGGTGTTAGCGCAACAAGGCATGGCGATGATTTCGCAGGTTGGCGGTAACCATGATGGCTCAACCAAAGATGACTACGCGCCATTGCCGGGCTGGACCACCTGGGATGAGGTGCAGAAATTGCAGCAATCATTGCCAGTGAAGAGTGATGCGCAATGA
- a CDS encoding prepilin-type N-terminal cleavage/methylation domain-containing protein translates to MNRNDNHGFTLPELLLVMVIAGILSVGALQGWQRWQQYQQLRDSVLQLQGFLLRLRAHANWHNRDLTLWLQPGENGCLGAGAKPAEGCALPSRWLYKPPHDSVRIVAITGDVGFYGRRDVARPGSIDLASDAGRWRLIISARARIRACQPGEKGCE, encoded by the coding sequence ATGAACAGAAACGATAACCACGGCTTCACCTTGCCTGAACTGTTATTAGTGATGGTGATCGCTGGCATCCTCAGCGTGGGTGCCTTACAAGGCTGGCAGCGCTGGCAGCAGTACCAACAGCTGCGCGACAGCGTGCTGCAATTGCAGGGATTCCTGCTGCGGCTGCGTGCCCATGCCAACTGGCATAATCGCGATCTTACGCTGTGGTTGCAGCCAGGCGAGAACGGTTGTCTTGGCGCAGGAGCAAAGCCCGCGGAGGGCTGCGCGCTGCCATCACGCTGGCTGTATAAGCCGCCGCATGACAGCGTGCGTATCGTCGCCATCACCGGTGACGTCGGTTTCTACGGTCGGCGCGATGTCGCGCGCCCTGGCAGCATCGATCTCGCCAGCGATGCCGGGCGCTGGCGTTTAATCATCTCTGCCAGAGCACGCATCCGCGCCTGCCAGCCGGGAGAGAAAGGATGCGAATAA
- a CDS encoding prepilin-type N-terminal cleavage/methylation domain-containing protein, whose amino-acid sequence MAETLVAMLLLAMTISTLLQYHRALALGFSLQWQQRQAWHVAGQALLGHEVEGWQSQRQQQSLGSGCTLERVTVTGPQQRSASLGQLNCR is encoded by the coding sequence TTGGCAGAAACGCTGGTGGCGATGTTATTGCTGGCGATGACCATCAGCACGTTGCTGCAATACCATCGCGCGCTGGCGCTGGGCTTCAGCCTACAGTGGCAGCAGCGTCAAGCCTGGCATGTTGCCGGTCAGGCGCTGCTTGGCCATGAGGTTGAGGGCTGGCAAAGCCAGCGCCAGCAGCAGAGCCTGGGCAGTGGCTGTACGCTGGAGCGCGTCACGGTTACGGGACCACAACAGCGTTCGGCCTCTTTAGGGCAGCTCAATTGCCGCTGA
- the recC gene encoding exodeoxyribonuclease V subunit gamma, with the protein MFRVYHSNQLDLLKNLAGILIENQPLADPLAAEQVLVQSPGMAQWLQMELANSFGIAANIDFPLPASFIWNMFVKVLPDIPEESAFTKASMSWKLMHRLPTLLEQEAFQPLRHYLNDDDDKRKLYQLSARVADLFDQYLVYRSDWLNSWERGELIDGLGESQQWQAPLWCDLVNFTESLGQPMWHRANLYARFIHKLEQADTPPPGLPQRVFICGISALPPVYLQALEALGRHIDIHLLFTNPCRHYWGDIQDYAFLAKLQSRQRRRIQSDELQPLFRDPTGASALFNDLGEQQLTNPLLASWGKLGRDNLFLLSQMESAANDIDAFVEMSQDNLLHSLQADLLNLDDKAVIGLNAGELADSREKRLLDPQDRSITLQVCHSAQREVEVLQDHLLTLMEADPALKPRDIIVMVADIDSYAPFIQAAFASAPSERYLPFAISDRRASQAHPAILALLSLLALPESRFASEDVLALLEVPALAQRFSVDESGLRLLRRWVMESGIRWGLDDASVEALALPVTGQHTWRFGLQRMLLGYALESRNGDWQGILPYDESSGLIAELAGHLAELLSRLEQWRARLAEERSLAEWMPLCRELIENFFSGDAESEAALLLVETQWQQIIEQGMQAAYQQPIPVTLLRDELRSRLDQQRISQRFLAGPINFCTLMPMRSIPFKVVCLLGMNDGVYPRTLAPLGFDLMQQQMRKGDRSRRDDDRYLFLEALISAQQQLYISYIGRAIQDNTERYPSVLVSELVDYLGQSFRLPGDEACEPDVSEQRVREHLQKLHSRMPFAAENFQPGAQGQSFAAEWLPAASGSGVAQPHFVQPLPAVPLETLSLEQLLRFWRHPVRAWFQQRLGVAFWMEESELPDSEPFAPDSLERYQINAQLLNTLVNGDDPAQLYARHRAAGNLPYGPFGELFWQSQTEEMQEVAAEVSGQRQPAESWEINLKLAEVQLTGWLTQVQADGLLRWRPGVLNMNDGLLLWLEHLVYCALGGTGESRMYGRKQSHWRFTALASEQALALLNEYVAGYQAGLVQPLMLLNKSGGAWLEASFDSKTHQLLEDEATQKKALNKLLQAWQGGFQVEGEGSDPYLQRLSRTLDEATVEAMTAAARQWYLPVRLAHQHDD; encoded by the coding sequence ATGTTCCGGGTCTATCATTCCAATCAGCTTGATCTGTTGAAAAATCTGGCAGGCATTCTGATTGAAAACCAACCGCTGGCCGATCCGCTTGCTGCTGAGCAGGTGCTAGTGCAAAGCCCGGGAATGGCACAGTGGCTGCAAATGGAGCTGGCCAACAGTTTCGGTATTGCCGCCAACATTGATTTCCCGCTGCCCGCCAGTTTTATCTGGAACATGTTCGTTAAGGTGCTGCCTGATATTCCTGAGGAGAGCGCCTTCACCAAAGCCAGCATGAGCTGGAAGCTAATGCATCGGCTGCCGACACTGCTGGAGCAAGAGGCTTTTCAGCCGCTGCGCCACTATCTCAATGACGACGATGACAAGCGCAAGCTGTATCAGCTCAGCGCCCGCGTGGCCGATCTCTTTGACCAATATCTGGTGTATCGCTCGGACTGGCTCAACAGCTGGGAGCGCGGCGAGCTGATTGATGGCTTAGGCGAATCACAACAGTGGCAGGCACCGCTCTGGTGCGATCTGGTCAACTTCACGGAGAGTCTGGGCCAGCCGATGTGGCATCGTGCCAATCTCTATGCTCGCTTTATCCATAAGCTTGAGCAGGCAGATACGCCACCGCCCGGTCTGCCACAACGCGTGTTCATTTGTGGTATCTCCGCGCTGCCGCCGGTCTACTTGCAGGCGCTGGAGGCGCTAGGTCGGCACATCGATATTCATCTGCTGTTCACCAATCCCTGCCGCCACTACTGGGGCGACATTCAGGATTACGCCTTCCTGGCGAAGCTGCAAAGCCGCCAGCGGCGCCGCATTCAATCGGATGAATTGCAGCCACTCTTCCGCGATCCGACCGGCGCCTCAGCACTGTTTAATGACCTCGGCGAGCAGCAGTTAACCAATCCACTGCTGGCATCCTGGGGCAAACTCGGGCGCGATAATCTGTTTTTACTGAGCCAGATGGAATCTGCTGCCAACGATATTGATGCCTTCGTGGAAATGTCGCAGGACAACCTGCTTCACAGCCTGCAAGCGGACCTGCTCAACCTGGATGATAAAGCGGTGATCGGGTTAAACGCCGGAGAGCTGGCCGACAGCCGCGAGAAGCGCCTGCTCGATCCGCAAGATCGTTCGATCACGCTGCAGGTCTGTCACAGCGCTCAGCGCGAGGTCGAAGTGCTGCAGGATCATCTGCTGACGCTAATGGAAGCCGATCCCGCGCTTAAGCCACGCGACATCATTGTGATGGTGGCCGACATCGACAGCTATGCACCTTTCATTCAGGCCGCTTTTGCCAGCGCGCCGAGTGAACGTTATTTACCTTTTGCCATCTCGGACCGGCGCGCCAGCCAGGCGCACCCGGCGATTCTGGCCCTGCTCAGTTTACTGGCGCTGCCGGAGAGCCGTTTTGCCTCGGAAGATGTGCTGGCGCTGCTGGAAGTTCCGGCGTTAGCGCAGCGTTTCTCAGTGGATGAAAGCGGCCTGCGTCTGCTGCGTCGCTGGGTGATGGAATCGGGTATTCGCTGGGGATTAGATGATGCCAGCGTTGAAGCACTGGCACTGCCGGTTACCGGGCAACATACCTGGCGCTTTGGTCTGCAGCGCATGCTGCTGGGCTATGCGCTAGAGAGCAGAAATGGCGACTGGCAAGGCATTCTGCCGTATGACGAATCCAGTGGATTGATCGCCGAGCTGGCGGGGCATCTGGCCGAATTACTGTCGCGACTTGAACAGTGGCGCGCCCGTCTGGCCGAAGAGCGCTCGTTAGCCGAGTGGATGCCGTTGTGTCGGGAACTGATTGAAAACTTCTTCAGCGGTGATGCTGAAAGTGAAGCCGCGCTGCTGCTGGTCGAAACACAGTGGCAGCAGATTATCGAACAAGGCATGCAGGCGGCCTATCAACAGCCCATTCCGGTTACGTTGTTGCGTGATGAACTGCGTTCGCGCCTCGATCAGCAGCGAATTAGCCAGCGTTTCCTCGCCGGTCCAATCAACTTCTGTACGCTGATGCCGATGCGCTCCATTCCTTTCAAGGTAGTGTGCTTGTTGGGAATGAACGACGGCGTTTACCCGCGTACCTTAGCGCCTCTGGGCTTTGATTTAATGCAGCAGCAGATGCGTAAAGGCGATCGTAGCCGCCGCGATGATGACCGCTATCTGTTCCTCGAAGCGCTGATTTCGGCGCAGCAGCAGCTGTACATCAGCTATATCGGCCGGGCAATTCAGGACAACACGGAGCGCTATCCGTCGGTATTGGTGAGTGAGCTGGTGGATTATCTTGGGCAGAGTTTCCGTTTGCCGGGCGATGAAGCCTGTGAACCTGATGTCAGCGAGCAGCGCGTACGCGAACACCTGCAGAAGCTGCATAGCCGTATGCCCTTTGCCGCTGAGAACTTCCAGCCGGGCGCACAAGGCCAAAGTTTTGCCGCCGAGTGGCTGCCAGCGGCCAGCGGCAGCGGTGTGGCGCAGCCGCATTTCGTACAGCCATTACCTGCCGTGCCGTTAGAGACCTTGTCGCTGGAACAACTGCTACGCTTCTGGCGACATCCGGTGCGCGCCTGGTTCCAGCAGCGCTTAGGGGTTGCCTTCTGGATGGAGGAGAGTGAACTGCCCGACAGCGAACCGTTCGCGCCGGACAGCCTGGAGCGCTACCAAATTAACGCCCAGCTGTTGAACACGCTGGTCAACGGTGACGATCCGGCGCAGCTGTATGCCCGCCATCGCGCCGCGGGCAATCTGCCTTATGGCCCATTCGGGGAACTTTTCTGGCAGAGCCAGACCGAAGAGATGCAGGAAGTGGCGGCTGAAGTGAGTGGTCAGCGCCAGCCGGCCGAGAGTTGGGAGATCAACCTGAAGTTGGCTGAGGTGCAATTGACCGGTTGGCTGACTCAGGTGCAAGCTGATGGGCTGCTACGCTGGCGTCCGGGCGTACTCAATATGAATGATGGCCTGCTGTTATGGCTGGAGCATCTGGTGTATTGCGCGCTAGGCGGTACGGGTGAAAGCCGCATGTACGGGCGCAAGCAAAGCCATTGGCGCTTCACTGCGCTGGCATCCGAACAGGCGTTAGCGCTGCTCAATGAGTACGTTGCAGGTTATCAGGCCGGGTTGGTTCAGCCGCTGATGCTGCTGAACAAGTCTGGCGGTGCCTGGCTGGAGGCGAGCTTTGATAGCAAGACTCACCAGCTGCTGGAAGACGAAGCAACGCAGAAAAAGGCACTTAACAAACTGCTGCAAGCCTGGCAGGGTGGTTTCCAGGTGGAAGGCGAGGGCAGCGATCCCTATCTGCAGCGCCTTAGCCGTACACTGGATGAAGCGACGGTAGAGGCAATGACTGCCGCCGCACGCCAATGGTATTTACCGGTGCGTCTCGCGCATCAACATGATGATTAG
- the thyA gene encoding thymidylate synthase, with protein sequence MKQYLDLMQHVLNEGAEKADRTGTGTLSIFGHQMRFNLQDGFPLVTTKKVHLRSIIHELLWFLKGDTNIGYLKDNKVTIWDEWADENGDLGPVYGKQWRSWGSASGEEIDQISKVIEQLKRDPDSRRIIVSAWNVGELDQMALAPCHAFFQFYVANGKLSCQLYQRSCDIFLGLPFNIASYALLVHMVAQQCDLEVGDFVWTGGDTHLYSNHLEQARLQLTREPRPLPKLVIKRKPASIFDYQFDDFEIEGYDPHPAIKAPVAI encoded by the coding sequence ATGAAACAGTATCTGGACCTAATGCAACATGTGCTGAATGAAGGCGCAGAAAAGGCCGACCGCACCGGAACCGGCACGCTCTCCATCTTTGGCCACCAGATGCGTTTCAATTTGCAGGACGGTTTTCCGCTGGTTACCACCAAGAAAGTGCATCTGCGCTCGATCATTCATGAGCTGCTATGGTTCCTCAAAGGCGACACCAACATCGGTTATCTGAAAGACAACAAGGTGACGATTTGGGACGAGTGGGCGGATGAGAACGGCGATCTTGGCCCGGTGTACGGTAAGCAGTGGCGCAGCTGGGGCAGCGCTTCGGGCGAAGAGATTGATCAGATTAGCAAAGTGATTGAGCAGCTGAAGCGCGACCCGGATTCCCGCCGTATCATCGTTTCGGCGTGGAACGTCGGCGAACTGGATCAGATGGCGCTGGCGCCTTGCCATGCCTTCTTCCAGTTCTACGTTGCCAACGGCAAGCTCTCTTGCCAGCTGTATCAGCGCTCGTGCGACATCTTCCTCGGTCTGCCTTTCAATATCGCCAGCTATGCGCTGCTGGTGCATATGGTGGCGCAGCAGTGCGATCTCGAAGTGGGTGATTTCGTCTGGACTGGCGGCGACACGCATCTGTATAGCAACCACCTTGAGCAGGCGCGTCTGCAATTGACGCGTGAACCGCGTCCGCTGCCGAAGCTGGTGATCAAGCGTAAACCGGCCTCAATCTTCGACTATCAGTTCGACGATTTCGAGATTGAAGGCTACGATCCGCATCCAGCGATTAAAGCGCCCGTAGCGATTTAA